One genomic window of Luteolibacter flavescens includes the following:
- a CDS encoding ion transporter, which produces MSEPSQPSRRERIREIIFEAETPAGRRFDVTLLWLIGLSVICVMLESVPAIKRDYAGPLQVVEWSFTILFTLEYLLRLSVVRHPLRYARSFYGIIDVLSVLPTYLMVFFPGMQALLVIRVLRMLRMFRVFKMVRHVNGAELLVRALYGARAKITVFFSFMVAISVIAGTLMYLVEGPHGDFTSIPTSVYWAVVTITTLGFGDITPVTAFGRFLTSALALTGYAVIAVPTGILTTELAKLDGDDSSEACPSCGVHGHLPDARFCRRCGAPMS; this is translated from the coding sequence ATGTCCGAGCCGTCCCAGCCCTCTCGCCGCGAGCGGATCAGGGAGATTATCTTCGAGGCGGAGACGCCGGCGGGGAGGCGGTTCGACGTGACGCTGCTCTGGCTCATCGGCCTGAGCGTCATCTGCGTGATGCTGGAAAGCGTGCCCGCCATCAAGCGGGACTATGCCGGGCCGCTGCAGGTGGTCGAGTGGTCGTTCACGATCCTCTTCACGCTGGAGTATCTGCTGAGGCTCAGCGTGGTGCGCCATCCCCTGCGCTACGCGCGGAGCTTCTACGGCATCATCGACGTGCTCTCGGTGCTGCCCACCTACCTGATGGTATTCTTCCCGGGCATGCAGGCGCTGTTGGTCATCCGGGTGCTGCGCATGCTGCGGATGTTCCGGGTTTTCAAGATGGTGCGTCACGTGAATGGCGCCGAGCTGCTGGTGCGGGCGCTCTATGGCGCGCGGGCGAAGATCACGGTGTTCTTCTCCTTCATGGTGGCGATCTCGGTGATCGCCGGGACGCTGATGTACTTGGTGGAGGGGCCGCACGGAGACTTCACCAGCATCCCGACGAGCGTCTATTGGGCCGTCGTCACCATCACCACGCTGGGATTTGGCGACATCACGCCGGTCACGGCATTCGGGCGCTTCCTCACCTCCGCGCTCGCGCTGACCGGCTATGCGGTGATCGCGGTGCCCACCGGTATCCTGACGACGGAACTGGCGAAGCTCGACGGGGACGACAGCTCGGAGGCCTGCCCCTCCTGCGGGGTCCACGGGCACCTGCCGGACGCTCGATTTTGCCGCCGGTGTGGTGCTCCGATGAGCTGA
- a CDS encoding GspE/PulE family protein, with product MFSNEDYLADLLVEAGVVDPDVLDQARSKGGSVIERLLSDTDLSENTVCAVLAQNAGIEAIDLAQMTLSSEILGAIPDEIARRYKVVPVADDGVFLTVAVGDPFEFETMDSLPHVLRREVSFVCAPVNAIDVLLKQFYGATESGSMINPGGHDVEVTDGDAPIIRLVQNLLVDAMKMRCSDIHIEPLETSVRIRNRVDGKLVIVDEHPKKLLPAIIARLKVMSGTMSIAEKRLPQDGRIQVKTAEKEIDLRVSSVPSNHGESIVMRILDKSALVLGLPELGFFSDDQSTFEKLIGLPDGIILVTGPTGSGKTTTLYACLNVINKPDKKIITVEDPVEYELPGINQVMVKTDIGMTFAAALRAMLRQAPNIIMIGEIRDAETANIAINASLTGHLVLSTLHTNDAPSAVARLADIGIKRFLIASAVRAVLAQRLVRKLCPVCKQPHTLTDKEARSLRFDTSRGDSSQVMGPVGCDKCRRNGFRGRIGLFELFQIDDEVRHMINENLTSSQLRRRARELGMRTLRDDGIRKVLAGLTSADEVIHVTMSDFD from the coding sequence GTGTTCTCCAACGAAGATTACTTGGCCGACCTGCTGGTGGAAGCCGGCGTGGTCGATCCCGACGTGCTTGATCAAGCCCGCAGCAAGGGCGGTTCCGTGATCGAGCGTCTGCTCAGCGATACCGACCTCTCGGAAAACACGGTTTGCGCCGTGCTTGCCCAGAATGCGGGCATCGAGGCGATCGACCTCGCCCAGATGACCCTCTCCTCGGAGATCCTGGGTGCCATCCCGGACGAGATCGCCCGCCGCTACAAGGTGGTGCCGGTCGCGGACGATGGCGTTTTCCTCACCGTGGCGGTCGGGGATCCTTTCGAGTTCGAGACGATGGACAGCCTGCCGCACGTGCTGCGCCGGGAAGTCAGCTTCGTCTGCGCGCCGGTCAATGCGATCGACGTGCTGCTCAAGCAGTTCTACGGAGCCACCGAGTCCGGATCGATGATCAATCCCGGCGGCCATGACGTGGAAGTCACCGACGGCGACGCGCCGATCATCCGCCTCGTGCAGAACCTGCTCGTGGACGCGATGAAGATGCGCTGCTCCGACATCCACATCGAGCCGCTGGAAACCTCCGTCCGTATCCGCAACCGCGTGGACGGCAAGCTGGTGATCGTGGACGAGCACCCGAAGAAGCTGCTCCCCGCCATCATCGCCCGTCTGAAGGTGATGAGCGGCACGATGTCCATCGCCGAGAAGCGCCTTCCGCAGGACGGACGTATCCAGGTGAAGACGGCGGAGAAGGAGATCGACCTCCGTGTTTCCTCCGTCCCCTCGAACCACGGCGAATCGATCGTCATGCGTATCCTCGACAAGTCGGCCCTCGTGCTCGGCTTGCCGGAGCTCGGGTTCTTCTCCGATGACCAGTCCACCTTCGAGAAGTTGATCGGCCTGCCGGACGGCATCATCCTCGTCACCGGTCCCACGGGTTCCGGCAAGACGACGACGCTCTACGCCTGCTTGAACGTCATCAACAAGCCGGACAAGAAGATCATCACCGTGGAAGACCCGGTCGAGTATGAGCTTCCCGGCATCAACCAGGTGATGGTGAAGACGGACATCGGCATGACCTTCGCCGCTGCCCTCCGCGCGATGCTCCGCCAGGCGCCGAACATCATCATGATCGGGGAAATTCGTGACGCGGAGACGGCGAACATCGCCATCAACGCGTCGCTCACCGGTCACTTGGTGCTTTCCACGCTCCACACGAATGATGCGCCCTCCGCCGTCGCCCGTCTCGCGGACATCGGCATCAAGCGCTTCCTCATCGCCTCCGCCGTCCGTGCCGTGCTGGCCCAGCGTCTGGTCCGCAAGCTCTGCCCGGTCTGCAAGCAGCCGCACACGCTCACCGACAAGGAAGCGCGCTCGCTGCGCTTCGACACCAGCCGCGGCGACAGCTCGCAGGTCATGGGGCCGGTCGGTTGCGACAAGTGCCGCCGCAATGGTTTCCGCGGTCGTATCGGCCTCTTCGAGCTTTTCCAGATCGATGACGAGGTGCGTCACATGATCAACGAGAACCTCACCTCCAGCCAGCTTCGCCGCCGCGCCCGCGAGCTAGGCATGCGCACGCTGCGCGATGACGGTATCCGCAAGGTGCTCGCCGGCCTGACCTCCGCGGACGAGGTCATCCACGTGACGATGTCGGACTTCGACTGA
- a CDS encoding GspE/PulE family protein: protein MDNNQIVELFISRGLIDRSLGQDILHEVENSGKEAAEILADFQVINHRDDVWPVVASELGAPVVDIREWTPPDQLLALLPAGMARLHGALPVNYDNDGLHVVLVDPMNPQTIEDLRFALGREVVLAIAPDYVVEAKINECYGGEGKAMDDILQQLEHGVNANLSAAEMEAEANSAPIIRYVDLVLFQAIKERASDIHFEPFEKDFKIRYRVDGSLYEMAPPPVHLSVAIISRIKVMSNMNIAERRVPQDGRIVKQVGDRQVDMRVSTLPTQYGESVVLRVLDRSSVNLSLENLHLPESIYEYICDTIEKPNGIFIVTGPTGAGKTTTLYAALARINTTDSKLLTAEDPVEYDIDGIIQIPVHESIGLTFPRVLRAFLRQDPDRIMVGEMRDMDTAQIAIQASLTGHLVLSTLHTNDAPGAVTRLVDMGCEPFLVAASLEGVLAQRLVRTICKNCKASYEPNESILMQLGVAVHELGDKDFYTGRGCDVCGKSGYKGRKGLYELLDITDPLRELITDRAPTVVLKQKAMELGMQTLREDGLRNIYLGHTTIEEVLKYT, encoded by the coding sequence ATGGACAACAACCAGATCGTAGAACTTTTCATCAGCCGCGGGCTGATCGACCGCTCGCTCGGTCAGGACATCCTTCACGAAGTCGAGAACAGCGGCAAGGAGGCTGCTGAGATCCTCGCCGACTTCCAGGTCATCAATCACCGCGACGACGTCTGGCCGGTGGTCGCGTCCGAGCTGGGCGCACCGGTGGTGGACATCCGCGAGTGGACCCCGCCGGACCAACTGCTGGCCCTGCTGCCCGCCGGCATGGCCCGCCTGCACGGCGCGCTGCCGGTGAACTACGACAATGACGGCCTGCACGTCGTGCTCGTGGACCCGATGAACCCGCAGACCATCGAGGACCTGCGCTTCGCCCTCGGCCGCGAGGTCGTGCTGGCGATCGCCCCCGACTACGTCGTCGAGGCGAAGATCAACGAGTGCTACGGCGGCGAGGGCAAGGCGATGGATGACATCCTCCAGCAGCTCGAGCACGGCGTGAATGCCAATCTCAGCGCTGCCGAGATGGAAGCCGAGGCGAACTCTGCACCGATCATCCGCTATGTGGACTTGGTGCTCTTCCAGGCCATCAAGGAGCGCGCATCGGACATCCACTTCGAGCCCTTCGAAAAGGACTTCAAGATCCGCTACCGTGTGGACGGCTCGCTCTACGAGATGGCACCGCCGCCGGTGCACCTTTCCGTGGCGATCATTTCGCGTATCAAGGTGATGTCGAACATGAACATCGCCGAGCGCCGCGTCCCGCAGGACGGTCGTATCGTGAAGCAGGTCGGCGACCGCCAGGTGGACATGCGTGTCTCCACGCTGCCGACCCAGTACGGTGAGTCCGTCGTGCTCCGCGTTCTCGACCGCTCGTCGGTGAATCTCTCGCTGGAGAATCTCCACCTGCCGGAGTCGATCTACGAATACATCTGCGACACCATCGAGAAGCCGAACGGCATCTTCATCGTCACCGGCCCCACGGGTGCCGGCAAGACGACCACGCTCTACGCCGCGCTGGCCCGGATCAATACCACCGACTCGAAGCTGCTGACCGCGGAAGACCCGGTTGAATACGACATCGACGGCATCATCCAGATCCCGGTGCATGAGAGCATCGGCCTCACCTTCCCGCGGGTGCTGCGCGCCTTCCTCCGTCAGGACCCCGACCGTATCATGGTGGGAGAGATGCGTGACATGGATACCGCGCAGATTGCCATCCAGGCATCGCTCACGGGTCACTTGGTGCTCTCCACGCTCCACACGAACGATGCCCCCGGTGCCGTGACCCGTCTGGTGGACATGGGCTGCGAGCCCTTCCTCGTGGCGGCATCGCTGGAGGGCGTGCTCGCCCAGCGTCTCGTCCGGACCATCTGCAAGAACTGCAAGGCGTCCTACGAGCCGAACGAGAGCATTCTCATGCAGCTCGGCGTGGCGGTCCACGAGCTGGGCGACAAGGACTTCTACACCGGCCGCGGCTGCGACGTCTGCGGCAAGAGCGGCTACAAGGGCCGGAAAGGCCTCTACGAGCTGCTCGACATCACCGACCCGCTCCGTGAGCTCATCACGGACCGCGCTCCGACGGTGGTGCTGAAGCAGAAGGCCATGGAGCTGGGCATGCAGACCCTCCGCGAGGACGGCCTGCGGAACATCTACCTCGGCCACACCACCATCGAGGAGGTCCTGAAATACACCTGA
- a CDS encoding type II secretion system F family protein, with protein sequence MPQFQFTAADAKGEQMSGTIESTSEAEAIQQLRSQGYYPLQVVEAGKGKLAAKKGAKKGKAPAGKKKEKSAVGGRIKPKLLMIFTRQLATLIDSGLPLLRGLTVLAKQEPNPVLKGTIAALADSVQSGSTFSESLAQHPKIFNKLYVNMVKAGELGGVLEVVLVRLAEYQEKAHKLKNKIVSAMVYPVIVMFIAVGILVFLMLFIVPKFESMFAELGNAELPAISRIVFGTSKFFLNATLVPPIPNVVWFAVLIVLIGVGFNAWGKTKKGRRSLDTLKLRLPIFGDIQLKSAVARFSRTLGTLVTSGVPILQALNITRDTAGNVVVSDAIEKVHEAVKEGESIVSPLQSSKIFPAMVISMVDVGEETGQLPEMLLKVADVYDDEVDNAVTALTSILEPIMIVVLALVVGAVVFALFLPLIKIISEMGNM encoded by the coding sequence ATGCCTCAGTTCCAATTCACCGCCGCCGATGCCAAGGGCGAGCAGATGTCCGGCACGATCGAATCCACCAGCGAAGCCGAAGCCATCCAGCAGCTCCGGTCGCAAGGTTACTACCCCCTGCAGGTTGTCGAGGCCGGCAAGGGCAAGCTCGCCGCGAAAAAGGGTGCCAAGAAAGGCAAGGCACCTGCAGGCAAAAAGAAGGAAAAGTCAGCCGTCGGTGGCCGCATCAAGCCGAAGCTGCTGATGATCTTCACCCGTCAGCTCGCGACGCTGATCGACTCCGGCCTGCCGCTTCTCCGTGGCCTGACCGTGCTTGCCAAGCAGGAGCCGAATCCGGTGCTGAAGGGCACCATTGCCGCCCTCGCGGATTCGGTCCAGTCCGGCTCCACTTTCTCCGAGTCGCTCGCGCAGCACCCGAAGATCTTCAACAAGTTGTATGTCAACATGGTGAAGGCCGGCGAGCTGGGCGGTGTGCTTGAAGTCGTCCTCGTCCGTCTGGCCGAGTACCAGGAAAAGGCCCACAAGCTGAAGAACAAGATCGTCTCGGCGATGGTCTATCCGGTGATCGTCATGTTCATCGCGGTCGGCATCCTTGTCTTCCTGATGCTGTTCATCGTTCCGAAGTTCGAGTCGATGTTCGCGGAGCTTGGCAATGCCGAGCTGCCCGCCATCTCGCGGATCGTCTTCGGCACCTCGAAGTTCTTCCTGAATGCGACGCTGGTCCCGCCGATCCCGAACGTGGTCTGGTTCGCCGTCCTCATCGTCCTCATCGGCGTGGGCTTCAATGCCTGGGGCAAGACGAAGAAGGGCCGCCGCTCTCTCGACACCCTGAAGCTGCGCCTGCCGATCTTCGGTGACATCCAGCTCAAGTCGGCCGTCGCCCGCTTCTCCCGCACCCTGGGCACCCTGGTCACCTCCGGTGTGCCGATCCTCCAGGCCCTTAACATCACCCGTGACACCGCCGGCAACGTGGTCGTGTCCGACGCGATCGAGAAGGTCCACGAGGCGGTCAAGGAAGGTGAATCGATCGTCAGCCCGCTCCAGTCCTCCAAGATCTTCCCAGCGATGGTGATTTCGATGGTGGACGTGGGTGAAGAGACCGGCCAACTCCCGGAAATGCTCCTGAAGGTGGCGGACGTCTATGACGATGAAGTGGACAATGCCGTGACCGCGCTTACTTCTATCCTTGAGCCGATCATGATCGTCGTCCTCGCACTTGTCGTCGGTGCGGTGGTGTTCGCGCTCTTCCTGCCGCTGATCAAGATCATCTCCGAAATGGGCAACATGTAA
- a CDS encoding type II secretion system protein GspG, whose protein sequence is MKIQGIRRRHAGFSLMELVVVVAIILALAGLTLGAFGFVNQKNARTKAKLQVDLLSGALQKYHSENKSYPDSPDANGDRGDEVLYKALYWDAVEADKSSEIYLDSLDPQNNTKGGQAWIQGTNGQARIVDPWGNFYRYRTGSQARNPDFDLWSAGPDGKTNTDPKHKDSLDDIRNF, encoded by the coding sequence ATGAAAATCCAAGGTATCCGCCGCCGCCATGCGGGCTTCAGCTTGATGGAGCTTGTCGTGGTCGTCGCCATCATCCTCGCCCTTGCCGGCCTCACCCTCGGAGCCTTCGGCTTCGTAAACCAGAAGAACGCCCGTACGAAGGCGAAGCTTCAGGTGGACCTGCTTTCCGGTGCTCTTCAGAAGTACCACTCCGAGAACAAGTCCTACCCCGACAGCCCGGATGCCAATGGCGACCGTGGCGACGAAGTCCTCTACAAGGCGCTGTATTGGGACGCCGTCGAGGCGGACAAGAGCTCCGAGATCTACCTCGACTCGCTTGACCCCCAGAACAACACCAAGGGCGGTCAGGCATGGATACAGGGCACGAACGGCCAGGCACGCATCGTCGATCCATGGGGTAACTTCTACCGCTACCGCACCGGATCCCAGGCCCGGAATCCTGACTTCGACCTGTGGTCGGCCGGACCGGATGGCAAGACCAACACCGATCCGAAGCACAAGGATAGCCTCGACGATATCCGGAACTTCTAA
- the cysS gene encoding cysteine--tRNA ligase, giving the protein MRLYDTLARELKELRPLDGSTFRFYCCGPTVYGPAHIGNFRTFVLQDVFRRTLETGGMRTFHVRNITDVDDKTIRDSMAAGQTLKDFTGRWTEKFHADCEELGTLQPHVEPGAVDHIEQQVAMIATLVEKGHAYPSEDGSVYFNIGSYPEYGRLSRLDTRELDLGKTQNERANADEYEKDSISDFVLWKGRKPEDGDNYWPSPWGDGRPGWHLECSAMIQEYLGSDFDLHGGGEDLMFPHHENEIAQSKCACGGHFAAHWFHSTHLLVDGGKMSKSKLNFYTLDDLKAKGFTAMEVRYVLIGAHYRKQLNFTLDSLHASREAMAKLAKGARNLAAKAPAEVRFDAVDFGPFQGAWDSLTDDLNTPGCLGGLFTGLREAVKLEGEEAAKALAAFNRVLRALGLTLPEEEPEAEVPAEIRALAEERWAARTAKDWAKADLMRGQLTEKGWVMKDGKEGYELSPV; this is encoded by the coding sequence ATGCGGCTTTACGACACGCTGGCCCGCGAGCTCAAGGAGCTCCGCCCCCTCGACGGTTCTACCTTCCGGTTCTACTGCTGCGGTCCCACCGTGTACGGTCCCGCGCACATCGGGAATTTCCGCACCTTCGTGCTGCAGGATGTCTTCCGCCGCACGCTGGAGACCGGCGGCATGCGGACCTTCCACGTGCGGAACATCACCGACGTGGACGACAAGACGATCCGCGACTCGATGGCTGCCGGGCAGACGCTGAAGGACTTCACCGGCCGCTGGACGGAGAAATTCCATGCCGACTGCGAGGAACTCGGAACGCTGCAGCCGCACGTGGAGCCGGGAGCGGTGGACCACATCGAGCAACAGGTGGCCATGATCGCGACGCTGGTCGAAAAGGGCCACGCCTACCCCTCCGAGGACGGCTCCGTTTATTTCAACATCGGCTCCTATCCCGAGTATGGCCGCCTTTCCCGCCTCGACACGCGCGAACTGGACCTGGGCAAGACCCAGAACGAGCGGGCGAATGCCGACGAGTACGAGAAGGATAGTATTTCCGACTTCGTGCTGTGGAAGGGCCGGAAGCCGGAGGACGGCGACAATTACTGGCCCTCGCCCTGGGGCGACGGCAGGCCGGGCTGGCACCTCGAGTGCTCGGCGATGATCCAGGAGTATCTCGGCTCGGACTTCGACCTGCACGGCGGTGGCGAGGACCTGATGTTCCCGCATCACGAGAATGAGATTGCGCAGAGCAAGTGCGCGTGCGGCGGGCACTTCGCGGCGCACTGGTTCCACTCGACGCACCTGCTGGTGGACGGCGGCAAGATGTCGAAGTCGAAGCTGAATTTCTACACCCTCGACGACCTGAAGGCAAAGGGCTTCACGGCGATGGAGGTGCGCTATGTGCTGATTGGCGCACACTACCGGAAGCAGCTCAATTTCACCTTGGACTCGCTGCATGCTTCCCGCGAGGCGATGGCGAAGCTGGCAAAGGGCGCGCGCAATCTGGCCGCGAAGGCTCCGGCCGAGGTGCGCTTCGATGCGGTGGACTTCGGGCCATTCCAAGGCGCGTGGGACTCGCTCACCGACGACCTGAATACGCCGGGCTGCCTCGGCGGTCTCTTCACGGGCCTGCGCGAGGCTGTGAAGCTGGAAGGCGAGGAGGCCGCGAAGGCGCTCGCTGCCTTCAACCGCGTGCTGCGCGCGCTCGGTCTGACGCTGCCGGAGGAAGAACCGGAAGCCGAGGTCCCCGCGGAGATCCGTGCGCTGGCGGAGGAACGCTGGGCCGCCCGCACCGCGAAGGACTGGGCAAAGGCGGACCTGATGCGCGGCCAACTCACGGAGAAAGGCTGGGTGATGAAGGATGGCAAGGAAGGCTACGAACTCTCGCCAGTGTGA
- a CDS encoding DUF1287 domain-containing protein, which produces MRILLLLCLSLLPLSAQDTGAKIVAAARKQIGVTLSYDPAYVSLAYPGGDVPREKGVCTDVVIRALRDGLSQDLQKLVHEDMKANFAAYPKNWGLSRPDKNIDHRRVPNLKTYFKRSGYKVADTKETSKFLPGDLVTCTVPPHLPHVMIVSDKKTAEGVPLVIHNIGGGAREEDVLFTYPLTGHYRWK; this is translated from the coding sequence ATGCGAATCCTCCTGCTCCTCTGCCTTTCCCTGCTGCCGCTGTCCGCGCAGGACACCGGTGCGAAGATCGTCGCCGCGGCCCGCAAGCAGATCGGCGTGACGCTTTCCTACGATCCCGCCTACGTCTCGCTGGCATATCCCGGCGGCGACGTGCCGCGCGAAAAGGGTGTCTGCACGGACGTGGTGATCCGCGCGCTGCGCGACGGGCTTTCCCAGGATCTCCAGAAGCTCGTCCACGAGGACATGAAGGCGAACTTCGCCGCCTACCCGAAGAACTGGGGGCTCTCCCGTCCGGACAAGAACATCGACCACCGCCGCGTGCCGAACCTGAAGACCTACTTCAAGCGCAGCGGCTACAAGGTGGCCGATACGAAGGAGACATCAAAATTCCTGCCGGGCGATCTGGTCACCTGCACGGTGCCGCCGCATCTGCCCCACGTGATGATCGTGAGCGACAAGAAGACGGCGGAGGGCGTACCGCTGGTGATCCACAATATCGGCGGCGGTGCGCGGGAGGAGGACGTGCTTTTCACCTACCCGCTGACCGGCCACTATCGGTGGAAGTGA
- a CDS encoding delta-60 repeat domain-containing protein, whose translation MTLRSLLLRGLAVALLPLSSLHAQFVVKGPELRLNGFVSSVESDTAGNVYLAGSFNEFNGTSGAGMGLLRLTPGGAQHATWDIGFVDGVNDLMVSGNFLYVGGSFTTVRTLSAGRINRPYLMRIHLTGANEGKIDTTWVSVPNAPVSRLETDGTSLFISGSFSGVNGTARNRLAKILTGGADPDALDSTWNPGANNTVEDLAFVSPWLYVSGNFSSAGGMSNNYLLRLSTSGNGAGDSAWTPTINRPVGALEASATHLYFGGDFTVVNGAVHRSLGRFSLAGTTPTFDATWKPDPDGEVSSMALSGSTLYIGGVFTRVANTPRRFMAKVNSGGTGGLDGAFVPEPNGSIEDLKVVAGNVVAGGRFNTTVGSASAGYAMMSGTSGSALPAFAGTITTEGQIYSMQPVSGGMIIGGVFDSVNGVPRTSIAKILSNGTLDPSFNVPLVGFNRLVSDMKLDGSTLYFCGDFLTAGGAPTQHVARVNATTGAVDAGWFTKPLTPILCLETDANYVYIGSAGLRYIEIAPNVPVEVNNLARLSKGGTATVDPNWKPYIAAENGNPAIASVNDMVFSGSNLIIGGHFIFVVNPLDISTPYQRVCVAALTTNTWGQPVSGWGDIYFDAVGDVGTISRLLLHNGALYVAGDFQFVNNNEYYYVAKLNPVTGAQDLAFDVSPLDYDDPYGSFKVSTLAASGSHLYVGGSFTHVFTGIAPNPFEASPYIARVSASSGMLDYSWYPYPDGPVSRMAFEGQNLWTYGTFTEIGGEFVDGPVILTPFSTSYQTWLATYLTSNELADSGYTAPFQDLDGDGDSNLVEAMFNTNPKDPRKSYHAAGTGTSGLPLIVRENIGGQFYLTVEYTRWKASANAGAVATPQFSDNLVSWPRNGVQVGNAVSVSSDRERVKFRDSVANGAKGFGRVQILPQTP comes from the coding sequence ATGACACTCCGCTCCCTCCTCCTCCGTGGGCTTGCCGTCGCATTGCTCCCGCTCTCCAGCCTCCATGCGCAATTCGTGGTGAAAGGACCCGAGTTACGGCTGAACGGCTTCGTCAGCTCCGTGGAATCCGACACCGCCGGGAATGTCTATCTCGCCGGCAGCTTCAATGAATTCAACGGTACCTCCGGCGCAGGCATGGGCCTGCTGCGCCTCACTCCCGGCGGGGCGCAGCACGCCACGTGGGACATCGGCTTCGTCGATGGCGTGAATGACCTGATGGTCAGCGGGAATTTCCTCTACGTCGGCGGTTCTTTCACGACGGTCCGCACGCTCTCCGCCGGCAGGATCAACCGCCCGTATCTCATGCGCATCCACCTGACCGGTGCAAACGAGGGGAAGATCGACACCACCTGGGTGTCGGTGCCGAATGCTCCGGTCAGCCGGCTGGAAACCGACGGCACCAGCCTTTTCATCTCCGGCAGCTTCTCCGGTGTGAATGGCACGGCCCGCAACCGGCTGGCGAAGATCCTGACCGGCGGTGCCGATCCCGATGCGCTCGACAGCACATGGAATCCGGGCGCGAACAACACGGTGGAGGACCTCGCCTTTGTCTCGCCGTGGCTCTACGTCAGCGGGAACTTCTCATCCGCAGGCGGCATGTCGAACAACTACCTGCTCCGGCTCTCCACGAGTGGCAATGGAGCCGGAGACTCGGCTTGGACGCCCACGATCAACCGCCCGGTGGGCGCACTGGAAGCCAGCGCCACCCATCTCTACTTCGGCGGGGACTTCACCGTCGTGAATGGTGCCGTGCATCGCTCGCTCGGTCGTTTCTCACTCGCCGGGACGACGCCCACCTTTGACGCCACGTGGAAGCCGGACCCGGATGGCGAGGTCAGCAGCATGGCCCTCTCCGGCAGCACGCTCTACATCGGCGGAGTCTTCACTCGCGTGGCGAATACCCCGCGGCGCTTCATGGCCAAGGTGAACTCCGGCGGCACCGGCGGGCTGGACGGGGCATTCGTGCCCGAGCCAAATGGCTCCATCGAAGACCTCAAGGTGGTGGCCGGAAACGTGGTCGCGGGCGGCCGCTTCAATACCACCGTGGGCAGCGCCTCCGCCGGATATGCGATGATGAGCGGCACCAGCGGCTCCGCGCTTCCCGCCTTCGCCGGGACCATCACCACGGAGGGGCAGATCTACTCGATGCAGCCCGTGTCCGGCGGCATGATCATCGGCGGCGTCTTCGACTCGGTGAACGGTGTGCCGCGCACGAGCATCGCGAAGATCCTCTCGAACGGAACGCTCGATCCTTCCTTCAACGTGCCTCTCGTCGGCTTCAATCGCCTGGTGAGCGACATGAAGCTCGATGGCTCCACGCTCTACTTCTGCGGCGACTTCCTCACCGCGGGCGGCGCACCAACCCAGCATGTCGCCCGCGTGAATGCCACCACTGGAGCGGTGGACGCCGGGTGGTTCACCAAGCCGCTCACGCCTATCCTCTGCCTGGAGACCGATGCGAACTACGTCTACATCGGCTCGGCCGGGCTGAGATACATCGAGATCGCGCCGAACGTCCCGGTCGAAGTGAACAACCTCGCCCGCCTTTCCAAGGGCGGCACCGCAACCGTGGACCCAAATTGGAAGCCCTACATCGCGGCGGAAAATGGCAACCCCGCGATCGCCTCGGTGAACGACATGGTCTTCTCCGGAAGCAATCTCATCATCGGCGGCCACTTCATCTTCGTGGTCAATCCGCTCGATATCTCGACTCCCTACCAGCGGGTGTGCGTCGCCGCCCTGACCACGAATACCTGGGGCCAGCCAGTCAGCGGGTGGGGTGACATCTACTTCGATGCCGTCGGCGATGTCGGCACCATCTCCCGGCTGCTCCTTCACAATGGCGCGCTCTACGTCGCGGGAGACTTCCAGTTCGTGAACAACAACGAGTATTACTACGTCGCGAAGCTCAATCCGGTGACCGGCGCACAGGACCTGGCCTTCGACGTCTCGCCGCTCGATTACGATGATCCCTACGGCTCCTTCAAGGTGAGCACCCTCGCGGCATCCGGCAGCCACCTCTACGTCGGCGGTTCCTTCACGCACGTTTTCACCGGCATCGCACCGAATCCCTTCGAGGCATCGCCCTACATCGCACGCGTCAGCGCGAGCAGCGGCATGCTCGACTACTCGTGGTATCCCTACCCGGACGGACCGGTCAGCCGCATGGCCTTCGAGGGGCAGAATCTCTGGACCTACGGCACCTTCACCGAGATCGGCGGGGAATTCGTGGACGGTCCGGTGATTCTCACGCCCTTCAGCACCTCCTACCAAACCTGGCTCGCCACCTATCTCACCAGCAACGAACTGGCGGACTCCGGCTACACCGCGCCCTTCCAGGATCTGGATGGCGATGGCGACAGCAACCTCGTGGAGGCCATGTTCAACACGAATCCGAAGGACCCGCGGAAGAGCTACCACGCCGCGGGCACCGGCACCTCCGGCCTGCCGCTGATCGTGCGGGAAAACATCGGCGGACAATTTTACCTCACCGTGGAATACACGCGCTGGAAGGCCTCCGCGAATGCCGGCGCGGTCGCCACCCCGCAATTCAGCGACAATCTGGTGAGCTGGCCGCGCAACGGCGTGCAGGTCGGAAACGCCGTGAGCGTCAGCAGCGACCGCGAGCGCGTGAAGTTCCGCGACTCCGTGGCGAACGGGGCGAAGGGTTTCGGCCGCGTCCAGATCCTGCCGCAGACGCCGTGA